A stretch of DNA from Fimbriimonadia bacterium:
AAGCGTCGTGATGATGGGAGACCCACTCGTGCGCCTCGCTGTCGTGGATCGAGTACGAGTGCAAGCGGACCTTCCGCAATCCCTCAGCCGGGACGTGCGTGTAGGTAGCGGGGTAGAGATCTCGAGCGGGCCCGTTCGAAAAAAGGCGAAGATAACCTCGGTCTTTCCGGTACTGAACCCGCAGACGCGCACCTACCGCGTGGAAGCAATCGTGTCCAATGCCGACCGGGCGCTGATGCCCGGGATGTTCGTCTCGGTACGCGTCCAAACCTCGCGCATCGCCGACTCGCTCGCCGTCCGTTCGTCTGCCGTCAGGACGGACGCAGAAGGCAGACGCTATGTGTGGCTTGCGGTCGAGCGGGGCGAGCCTGGGAAGCCGACGGACTGGACCTGCACCATGCACCCAGAGGTGAGTAGTCCCGGTCCCGGTACTTGTCCCAAATGCAAGATGGACCTCGTGCCTCGCGAGCATCAGGGAAAGTACGTGGCAACGAGGCGCCCGATCACCCTCGGCCCCTCCGACGGAGAGTACACGGCCATCACATCGGGGCTCAAAACGGGGGAACTGGTGATTTGGGCCGGCCACGAGGACCTCTTCGAGGGGGCCCCGGTACAGCCCACCGAATGGGGGAACGACGGTCCAGAACAACTTCCCGCGGGCAACGGGTCTCCCGGACCCGGTCAGCCACACGACTCTTCTGAGCATCGCCACACGGTGAAGCCAGCCCCAAAGGCCGAGAAACCAGCTCGTGTTCCGGAGGACCTATGGGCGTGCCCGATGCACCCGGAGGTGACTAGCAACGGGCCTGGTACTTGCCCGAAGTGCAAGATGGATCTGGTCAAGAAGTCCACCCCTTCTGAGCCGAAGTCCGCTGCCCCAAAGGAGGTTTGGGCGTGCCCGATGCACCCGGAGGTGAAGAGCGACAAGCCGGGCACCTGCCCTGAGTGCAAGATGGATCTCGAGAGGCAGTCGGGGGCGTCCCGATGAGCGAACAGGCCGGGGCCCCCCATGAAGGCTTCAACATCGTACGATGGTCGGTAGACCACCCATACGCGGTACTGGCCTTCTATCTTGCGATGTTAGTGCTCGGCGCGTTAGCTATGACTTATACCATGCCGCGCCGATTCATGCCGTACGTGGAGAGTCCGTTGCTCGGCATCGTAACGGAGATGCCAGGCCTTTCCGCAGAGGAGATGGAGACGTATTTTTCCTCTCCCATCGAGCAGCGGATGGTAAACATCCAAAACGTGCGCTATATCCGCTCCATCAGCCAAGAGGGCTTCAGCATGGTAGTGTTGGAGTTCCCGTACGGATCGGACATGCGTGCCGCGCAGACCGAGGTCCAGAGCCTGCTGAACATGGTGCAGGCCGACCTGCCGATGACAGGTGCCAACCTGAAGCCCAGTTGGATTCTACGCGTAGACCCTCTCAACCTGCCAGTACTCTCCTTCAGCCTGACCGGTGATCCCGACAAGGGCTGGACGCTGCCTCGCCTGAGAGAGCTGGCAGACAACGAACTGCTGAACCGCTTCAAAGCAGCGCATCGCAATGTGTACACCGTATCCACCTTCGGCGGGTACCGACGGCAGATGCAGGTGCAAGTGGATCGCAGCCGACTCGCATCGTACGGCCTCTCGATACTCGACGTTCGTGAAGCGATCGACCGGTACAACGTTGCGAAGCCTGCCGGCCTGATTACGTCCGGCCCGAAGGAAACAATACTGCGTCTGGACACCCTCGCACGAGGGGTCGAGGATGTAGCAGCGTTTCCCGTCATGGCCGAGGGTGATAAGGTCGTTCGCGTCGGCGACGTGGCGGATGTGCGTGACACGGTTATCGAGAATCGCTCCGCGTTTCACCATCTACACGGTGACGAGGTCGAGAAGGGTGTTTTGATAAACATCCTGCAGAATCCCGACGCAGGGTCGCCTCAGACGGTGTCGGCTATGCTGAAGACCGCGGCAGAGTTGGAGAAGGAGTACCCGGGTATCGCGCTGACCGTTGCGTATAACAACGCCTCGTTCGTGGACGTGTTGTTCGGCAACATGATCCACGAGTTGATCCTCGCTATCATACTAACCGCGCTGGCCGTGCTGTTCTTTCTCGGTGAGACTCGCGGGACGCTCATCGCGCTGACGGCGATCCCCACGTCGCTCGGCATGGCGGTGCTGGCAATGGCGCCGTTAGGCATGAGTCTCAACTCGAGTACGCTCATTGGTCTGCTGGTGGCTATCGGGCGACTCGTAGACGACGCGATTCTCGATGTGCATGCCGTGGAGCGTCACATGCGCATGGGCAAAGACCGACGCACGGCCACCATCGCTGGCATTGCGGAAGTGCGAAGGTCGATAATCGCTGGCACCGCGGTGTTAGTCATTGCGCTGATACCACCGATGGTCAGCGGTGGTATCACACAGCTCATGTTCGAGGGGCTCTGTTGGCCTATCATCTTCGGTCTCGTCGCTTCCACTCTCGTTTCGATTACGCTCACCGCCGTACTCTGCTCACGATACATGGTGCTGCCAGACGAGCGAACGCGCACATGGTTCAGCCGCCTGGTGCTGGCGCGCTGCGAAAGGTGGTTGACTGGGCTGGAGGAAGGGTATGAGCGCCTAATACGCTGGTTGCTGAGGCATCGCTTCGCGAATTTCGTCCGCATCGGTATCACCGTCATCCTCGGCTTTGCGCTGTATTACTTCATCGGGTCCGAGATGATGCCACTCGCGGACGTGGGGCAGGCCAGCCTGCAGATGGAAATGCAGCCGGGCACCAGCTTTGAGGCTACGGAAGATGCGGTACGCAAGCTCGAGAAGATCATGATCGAGGAAGGGGGAAGGCAGGGATGGATCCGACAAGCCGCCTTCGAGATCGGCTCCGAAGGCGGCCCCGGCATGACCACGGGCGGAGCCTACTTCACGGGGTACCAGATGGGACAGGTGAATTCCGCTTCCGCCATGATCACGCTAAGTGATAAAGACTCTGGGCGCCCTGATGTGTGGAGCATCATGGATCGGATCCACGAAAGAGCGATGGTGGAAATACCTAACATCCGCCGAATTCAGCTCAAAGAGATGGGCTCGGACGTCATGGCTACGGCGGCCGCTCCGGTCTCGTTGATCATCTACGGCAAAGACCTGCACATGCTAGACAGTATGGGACGCCAGGCTCTGCGCATCGCACAGGAGAAGAGCCTCAACCCAGCTACGGGGAAGCCCGACATGGCACAACCCTACCTGAGCTGGGAGATGACAAAACCTACCTACTCCTTGATCGTGGACAAGGCGAAGGCTGCCAGGCATGGGCTCGCCTCCAACGAGATCGCGGAACAGGCATACTACGCCTTGCGTGGCGGCTTCACAATGGAGTTCTATCGCCTCGACAACAAGCGTCCTACCACCGTGCAAGTTCGCTATCGCGAGGATCAAAGGCAGGACCCGAGCGACCTCAGCGGTGTGTACCTCACGGGTGCGAGCGGAGAGCAGGTACCCCTCACTGAACTGGTCAGTGTAGAGGAACGCCTAGCACCCACCGCCATCGAACACGACCAACTGCGTCGGGTGATATCTCTGAACGGCTACTACCGCAAGGACGGACGCCCCAGCATGGACGTCGCGATGGACGTGCAGATGCGCGCAGCAGCAGAGATGAACTGGCCGCCGGGCTACGGAATCGAGGCGCGCGGCGACATGACGCAGATGATGGACAGCTTTCGCGTCATGCTGCTCGGACTGCTGGTAGCGCTGGTGCTCATGTACTTCATCCTGGTGGCGCAGTTCGGAGGGTTCGTTCAGCCGTTGCAGATGATAGCAAGTCTGCCGCTGGAGCTGAGCGGCGTGTTCCTCATGCTCTGGCTCACGCACCAGGCGTTCTCCACCGTCTCCATTCTGGGTGTCATCATGCTGAGCGGAATGGACGTGGTGACGGCCATCCTGATGATCGACATGATTATGAGCTATCGCCGGCAGGGTCTACCGCGGAACGAGGCTGTTGCGCGGGCCTGTCCGCAGCGACTGCGCCCGATCCTAATGACCTCGCTGATCACCATCCTCGTCATGTCGCAGATCGCCTTCTCGCCGAAGTTCGGTCTCGATGCCTACCAACCACTGGGGACGGTGATCGTCGGAGGCTTGCTCGTCGGCACAGTGCTGTCGCTTCTGGACATACCCATCATGCACACATTGGTGGATGACATCGTGCGGTGGTTCCGAGTACGCATTCGGCGCGAGGACCCGGCCTCGCTGCCACCCATAGAGGAGCAATCATGAGAGCTGTTAGTATGATCGTGTCGCTGCTGGTGTGCGGTGTTAGCCTTGGGCAGTCCACCACTAGTGTGAGCCAGGCTGTTGAGCGAGCCGTCCGCTTGCATCCCATG
This window harbors:
- a CDS encoding efflux RND transporter permease subunit, whose protein sequence is MSEQAGAPHEGFNIVRWSVDHPYAVLAFYLAMLVLGALAMTYTMPRRFMPYVESPLLGIVTEMPGLSAEEMETYFSSPIEQRMVNIQNVRYIRSISQEGFSMVVLEFPYGSDMRAAQTEVQSLLNMVQADLPMTGANLKPSWILRVDPLNLPVLSFSLTGDPDKGWTLPRLRELADNELLNRFKAAHRNVYTVSTFGGYRRQMQVQVDRSRLASYGLSILDVREAIDRYNVAKPAGLITSGPKETILRLDTLARGVEDVAAFPVMAEGDKVVRVGDVADVRDTVIENRSAFHHLHGDEVEKGVLINILQNPDAGSPQTVSAMLKTAAELEKEYPGIALTVAYNNASFVDVLFGNMIHELILAIILTALAVLFFLGETRGTLIALTAIPTSLGMAVLAMAPLGMSLNSSTLIGLLVAIGRLVDDAILDVHAVERHMRMGKDRRTATIAGIAEVRRSIIAGTAVLVIALIPPMVSGGITQLMFEGLCWPIIFGLVASTLVSITLTAVLCSRYMVLPDERTRTWFSRLVLARCERWLTGLEEGYERLIRWLLRHRFANFVRIGITVILGFALYYFIGSEMMPLADVGQASLQMEMQPGTSFEATEDAVRKLEKIMIEEGGRQGWIRQAAFEIGSEGGPGMTTGGAYFTGYQMGQVNSASAMITLSDKDSGRPDVWSIMDRIHERAMVEIPNIRRIQLKEMGSDVMATAAAPVSLIIYGKDLHMLDSMGRQALRIAQEKSLNPATGKPDMAQPYLSWEMTKPTYSLIVDKAKAARHGLASNEIAEQAYYALRGGFTMEFYRLDNKRPTTVQVRYREDQRQDPSDLSGVYLTGASGEQVPLTELVSVEERLAPTAIEHDQLRRVISLNGYYRKDGRPSMDVAMDVQMRAAAEMNWPPGYGIEARGDMTQMMDSFRVMLLGLLVALVLMYFILVAQFGGFVQPLQMIASLPLELSGVFLMLWLTHQAFSTVSILGVIMLSGMDVVTAILMIDMIMSYRRQGLPRNEAVARACPQRLRPILMTSLITILVMSQIAFSPKFGLDAYQPLGTVIVGGLLVGTVLSLLDIPIMHTLVDDIVRWFRVRIRREDPASLPPIEEQS